The genomic window CAGTCCCTTTCTCAGGACCCCTTCCTTTATTCTCCCCATTGCGGCCCCGACACGGGTGTAGTTCATCGCTGAGACCGCGGAGTTTGCTATGAGCGCCAGGTACACGACTTCTCTCGTGTAGCCCTCACTCGTAAGGAGCACCGGCATCTGAGGGAAGTAGAGTCCAGCCGCTATCCAGAAGAGCAGGAAGGCTACGTAGAACCTCCCTAAGCCATCGGGAAGGCTGAAGTTGGTGTGCAAGATGAAGGACGGCATGTATCTGGCCTTTTCAACGACGTAGTTCCCGAACGCTCTAATAGCTTGCCTGTTGATGTATATCGGAGCCTCCCGTATCATCCGCTTCCCCATGAAGACCGATGGCAAGCCCAGGATTGCGAATGCCATGAACAGCTGTGGTATGCTCAGGGACCCCGATAGGCCGAAACCGAGAACCAGTCCGAGAACCCACCCCCAGCCGCTTATCTCGTTGAACTTTCCAATGGCGTGGTCCCAGCTGTGCTTCCTGACGCTCCTTAAAACAAGCGCTATGGGGACCGATAGAGTAGAGGCGAGGAAAAATGCGTATACCGTGTTTACCACGATGAGCTGGGCGGGGGTCTTCACAAAGGCCATCGCCGTGAGGAAGAGCGGAACGCTGGCAAAGCCAAGGAGTATGAACGGCTTTCTTCTCAGCGTTTTGTCGCTCAGCCTTCCCCAGAACAGTGCGCCGAGCATTGAAGCCAAACTCGCAAGGGCAAAGGCAATTCCAACGGTTGAGGCGTTTCCCCCGAGTTCCAGGAGGTAGAGGCTCACCAGGGCGGAGCTTCCACCCGTGGCTACTTTGAAGGGCACGAAGGAGTAGAACCACCCCGGCATCTTGGGGATGTAGCGGTAGCGGTTTGCTACCGATGCGTTCCTCACCGCGATGGCAACTCTCTGACTCATTTTTCTCACCTTGAGGCCTCCGGGAGGCCAGTTTGGTTTAAAAAGATTCGTGACGTTAGTGATACTTCAAAGTCCAAAAATGGCCATGTAGTGGGGATGGAAGAAATGGAACCTCAAACTTCGAGAACGTACTTTCTGCTCTCGTCGGAGAAGCCCCTGAAGCGTCCGAGCTTCAGGTGAAGTATCGCCCTTTCAACATTCATGACCTTCATGGCTCCAACGTGTGTTACCCCGGTGCCCTGGAGGAACTCCGGGAGAACCTGTCCAGTGGGACCGGTCAGGAGAAAAATCTTGGCGTTCTTTGACCTCTCTAAAAGCATGTCAATGGTTCCATTGAGCATGCATGAGGCACTCGCTATAACCGCCTCAACCTCCGGCAGGAGCCAGTACTCCAGGGAATCGCTCAGCGTTTCCCTGTCCCAGAGCTTCGGGTTTCTCTCGAAGACGTAGAGCTTGAAGCCCCTCTCCCTGAGATTTCTGACTATCGGCGGCATGTTTCCGATGACCGCTACCTTCTCGATGTCCTTCTCAAGAAGTTCCACGGCGTCGATCCACTTTGCACTGCCGAGGTCGATGTAGTACTGCGAAACCGCGTTTATCGCGGCTAAACCAATGGTTCGCTCGATGATGTTTAGGCTGTCGGCCCGTTCAATGAACGCCTCAAGCGTGGGCTCCTCTATGGAGTTGTCGAACCTCCCTATCTCCTCGGGGAGGGTCATGGCAACGCCGAGGGCTTTTCCCAGCTTCCCCTCAATCAGCACGTAGGTGTAGGGCAGGCCGAAGGAGAAGTCTAGGAGCTTGAAATCTTCATCGATGAGCCCCAGGGTCTTTTTCTTGAGCTTAGCCAGCAGCATGGAAACACCCCGCTTTCCGTCTTGATTAATCTGGTACCGCTCCAATTTTAACCTTCCGTTTGGGTTGGGCAAACCTTATACGCTTTTAGGTTAACCTAATTCCGGTGGTGATATGATAGCCTTCGGTCCGGTTCCGTCGAGGAGACTCGGTAAGAGTCTTGGGATAAACAACATACCCGACAAGGTCTGCTCCTACGCCTGTCTTTACTGTCAGATAGGCAGAACGTTAAAGATGGAGGTTGAGAGGAGGGCTTTTTACGAGCCAGAACTGGTATTTGAGGAGGTGTCGAAGAAGGTCGAGGAGGCTGAAGCTGCCGGGGAGAGGATAGACTACATCACATTCGTTCCCGACGGGGAGCCGACGCTCGACGTGAACCTGTCCAGAGAGGTTGAGATGCTGAAAACCCTCGGAATACCCTTGGCGATACTCACGAACTCGTCCCTGATCTGGAGGGAAGACGTCAGGGAAGACCTGTTTGAGTTCGACTTTGTCTCCCTGAAGCTCGACGCGGTCAGCGAGCCCCTCTGGAGAAGAATTGACAGACCCCACAAGAGCCTCTCGCTTGAGAAAATCCTCGACGGCATGCTGGCCTTCGCGGAAGGTTTCGGGGGAAGGCTCATCACCGAGACCATGCTGGTAAACGTTGATTACGGCGGGGAGCTTGAAAAGATCGCCGACTTCCTGGGTGAGCTCAAACCGGAGAAAGCCTACATAGCCATTCCCACCAGGCCTCCTGCCGAGCCATGGGTGGAACCCCCTTCGGAGGAGACGATACACCTCGCCTACCAGCTGTTCTCGGAGAGGCTCAGTGGGAGAGTCGAGTACCTCATAGGCTACGAGGGGAATGCCTTTGCCTCAACCGGGAACGTCGAGGAGGACCTGCTGAGCATTACGGCAGTTCACCCGATGAGGGAAGAAGCGGTTAGGGAGCTTCTGAGAAAAGCCGGAGCCGACTGGGACGTGGTGGAGAGACTCCTCAGGGACGGAAAGCTGATCAAACTCGAATACGGGGGAAGGCGCTTCTACATGCGCGCCCTACCGAGCAGGAGAAAACCTTAATTATTTGGGAAACTAGTTTACCGGGGAGAGCCATGTGCGAGTACACCTACGAGAACGGGCAGAGGTGCAGACTGAAGCCCATCGAAGGCTCCGCCTACTGTCCACTGCATATCCCCTACGACGAAGGCGAGAAGCTCTTGGGGGATGAAATAAAGAGGGTGAAGGAGGAGACCTTTCTCAAAAGGCTCAAGGCCGGCCAGACCTATTTTGAGGGAGTCTACCTTTACGATGTCAAAATAAGCGATTTCAAGGCCGAGAAGCCGATAGTCTTTAAAAACTCGCAGATCAGGACGGTGCTCTTCGACGGCCTTAACGTGCCGGGTGTAACCGTCTACAACTCCACGGTGGGAAGGCTGGTCGTCTTTGAGAGCAGGCTGGGGACATTCACGGTTCACGATTCAAGGGTTTTCGGCCTGAACCTGCTCCGTGTCGGGTTCTCCAACTCGGTCTACATCAGGAATTCGAGCGTTCGCTACGTCATGATAAACTCGACCGAGTACATCGGCAAGGGGGCTGAGGGGGAGAGGGAGTACGGAGAAAAAAGAACCGCCACTGGAAGGATAGAGCTGAGCGGCCTGAACGAAGTCCGCAGGATTGGAATAAACGTCCGTTATCCCCTTCTGCGGAAAATCCTTGAGGAGCATGGGGTAAAGCCATCTGAATCGCGTGAGAGGGCCGTTAAGGCCACAGCCCTTGTTCTCCGGGACATAGACTTCGACCAGTCGGCGCGCTTCAAGAGACAGGTCAGGCTCAGCATAAGGCGGTTCCACGGCAACCTCGTCCTTGAGAACCTCAACGTCTTCGGCCACGCCGAGATCCTGGGAAGCTGGCTCAGGAATCCCGAGTTCGTGCATACGAGGGTCATGGGCAACCTGATATTCCGGAAGGTATCTTTCCACGGCGACTTTGCCTGGAACTCCACGGTTCTGCCCAACATCCCGGTGGAACTCAGCGTTGAAGGCTTCGTTGAAGTCGAGGACTGTAAGTTCAACAGCCACCGCGCGGCGGAGGTTCTCTACCGTCTGGCAAGAATAAGCTGGGAGCGGAACGGGGACTTTGAGAGGGCCGACCGCTACTACTACCTGGAGATGGTGGCCAAGAGGAACTCCCGGCTGAGCGGCAGGAGAAAGGGAATCAAAAGGCTCTTCATGAGGATGGAATCCGTCTTTGAGTGGCTCTTCGCGGATTTGACCTGCAAGTACGGTACCGACTGGAAGAGGCCCATACTCATATGGCTCGGTGCGGTAAACGTCTTCTTCCCGGTTCTCTTTTACCTGACCAGAAGCGTTGAGGGACTCTCCGGAGCGCTGAGCTTCCTGGACTACGAGTACTTCAGCGTTGTTACCGCCACAACCCTCGGCTACGGCGACTACCATCCGATAGGCGTCGGCAGGGTTATAGCGTCGGTCGAGGCCCTCTTTGGCATGTTCATGTGGGCGGTCTTCCTGACGGTGTTCGCGAGGAAGTACATGAGGTGATACCATGAGGATAGGGCTCATAATCAACCCCATAGCGGGAATGGGAGGCAGAGTGGCGCTCAAAGGTACTGACGGTGTCGTTGAGGAGGCGATACAGAGGGGTGCAAAGCCCATCGCGGCTGACGTTGCGAGGCTTTTCCTCCACGAGCTGAACAACTACGCGGAGGGAAGGGGGGTCGAGTTTTTAACCGGCCCCGATGGTTTGGGGGAAGAGGTTCTGGCGGAGTTCGATTTCCCCTACGAGGTCATCAGACACAGGGATGTACGTTACCGCGAAGTCCTCGGCGTTAGGATTCCGGATACGGATAGCGAGGACACGAAGGAACTTGTGAAGAGAATGCTCGACCAGGTTGAGCTGATAGTCTTTGCCGGCGGCGACGGAACCGCGAGGGACGTTTTCAGCGTCGCCGGGAGAAAGGTTCCAATACTCGGCGTTCCGACGGGCGTTAAGATGTTTTCTGGAGTCTTTGCGGCATCCCCAGAGGACGCGGCAAGGCTCGTCGCCGAGTTCCTCAAAGGGAACGCCGAGCTGGTGGAGCGGGACGTCATGGACTTGGACGAGAACGCCTTCAGGCACGACGAGGTGAGGCCGAAGCACTATGGAAAGGCCCAGACCCCCTACGCCGAGCTCCTCCTTCAGGGTGCGAAGGAGCCCACGAAGACGGACGAGGCCGAGGATGTGGATGCCATAATAGAGGCCCTGGCCGAGGAGCTTGAGGATGGGATATATTTCCTCGGCGCTGGCTCGACCCTCAAGAAGCTCAAAGATCTGCTTGGGATAAACGGAACTCTCCTGGGCGTTGACATCGTCGAGATTAAGAACGGTGAGGCCAGGCTCCTCGTTAAAGACGCCGCGGAGAAAGACCTGCTGAGGTTCGCGGGGGAGAACACAAGGGTAGTTGTAACCGTAATCGGGGGCCTTGGATTTCTCTTCGGTAGGGGAAACCAGCAGTTCTCGGCGGAAGTCCTTAGGAGGATTCCGAAGGAGAACATAATCGTCGTGGCGACGCCTTCCAAGCTCAGGAATGGCTTTGTCAGGGTTTACACAGGAAATAAGGAGGTTGATGACAAGCTGCGCGGCTACATCCGCGTCCGCGTCAGCCCCTGGATGGAGCGTATGGTGAGGGTAATCTAAGCCAAACCAGAAGTCGTTTATAGGACCTTTCCCTATTTTCAGTCGGTGAACCGTATGAAGTACAGCCGTATAGCGGTTAGGCTCTTTGAGAGGGAGGGGGAGGACACGTTCTACGACCCCGTTTACCATGGCAGGACTCTCAAGGTTTTCGGAATGGACGAATGGCCGGGAAAGGCCCTTAAGTACCTGGTGGATAGATACCGGGAGATTGATTACGGGACCGTTATCTTCGACACTGAGGGGGACTTTCCGGAGGATGGGTTTGACACCATCATCCGGGTGAAGGACGGCGAGGGAACGGGCCTTGACCCGATAGCCCTTGCGAGGAAGGGCCTTTTGGACGGCTACACCGCGGCAACGATAGTCCAGACCGTCTATGGGTTGGACAGAACCCTGACGGAGAGGCTCTACGCTGACTTCCTTGCCGGGAAGGTGAGGAGCGTTCCAGAGGCCATGAAGTCGGACGGAAAGTACGCCGAGGTTATCAGGGAAAGCTACACGCCCCTGGACGAGGCATTCTACTCTGGAAAGCCTCCTGAGTTCGGAAAGAACATCCTGGTGGAGCTGGGGGAGACCTACAGCATAACAATGGCTGGTATAGCTTTTCTGGTTGTGAGCGCGGTGATTAGACACAGGAGGAACACCATGATAGGTGTCAACGATGCGGCCGTTTTGGCCTACACAACAGCCGGTGGTGCCGCCATACCGTTAATAACGAGGCCCATAAGGGCGAGGGTGACGGTCCTCGCAACTCAGTACGCGATAGACTCGATAATGAACTTGGCTGGCCCGAGCTTGGTTCTCTACCACGACCCTGACACTCAGAGCGTTATCTACGAGACGAACGGAGTTCCACCCGGCCCGATGAGGAAGCACGTCCACAAGGGAGAGGCGGCCTTTATCTACCGCACTCCGGAGACGATAAACGTGGAGTGGGGGGAGCTACCCCGCTGATTTACCTTTTCTTGAACGGCAGTCTTTCAAAAGGAAAAGAGGGAAATCACTTCAGGCTCCTCACCAGCTCCTCCATGACGCCGAGGAAAGTCTCGACCTCCTCAATGCTGTTGTAGACGTGGAACGAGGCCCTCACCGTGCCGTTTATTCCGAGCTTCTTCATCACCGGTAACGCGCAGTGATGGCCGGAACGAACCATTATATTGTTCTCGTCGAGTATTGCTGCAACGTCGTGAGGGTGAAGCGGAGGAACGTTGAAGCTCACCACACCGGCGTGCTTCTTCAGGTCTCTCGGCCCGTACCAGGGAATTTCGAGTTCATCGAGCCCCTTGGTTATGCGCTTGACGAGTTTATGCTCCTGCCTTTCAATCTTGTCTATCCCGATCCGCTCGATGTACCTTATTCCGGCGGCGAGGCCTATCGCACCGCCTATGTTTGGGGTTCCCGCTTCGAACCTCTCCGGCGGTCCGGTCAGCTTATAGGAGTCGAGCTCAACGTCCTCTATCGTTCCCCCACCTATCAATGGAGGTTCAAAGGTATCGAAGAACTCCTCGTTGATGTAGAGGACTCCAATTCCCGTCGGTCCCATCGGCCCCTTGTGGCCCGAGAAGGCAAGAAAGTCCGCGTGGAGCTTCTTCACGTCCACTTCCATGTGGCCGGCACTCTGGGCGGCGTCAACCACAAAGATGGTCCCCTCTTCCTTTGCCATCTTCCCGAGCTCCTCAACCTCATGGATAACGCCCAGGGCGTTGGAAACGTGCTGAACGGCAACGAGCTTTGCACCTTTAATCTTCCTCTCAGCGTCGCTCAAATCCAGGTTGCCCTCGTTGTCTCCTTCAATGAACTCAAGCCTTAGTCCGAGCTTTTTAGCCAGCCTCTGCCAGGGGAGTAAATCTGAGTGGTGCTCGTAGGGAGTCGTCACTATCTTGTCTCCGGGCTTGAAGAGGTGCTCAAGGCCGAGGGCGACGAGGTTTAAACTCTCGCTCGTGTTCTTGGTGAAGACGATCTCTTCAAAGCGCGCATTGAGGAAATCCGCAACGATTTTCCTGCTCTCCTCGTACCTGTGGGTCGCCATCTGGGAGAGCCTGTGTATCCCCCTGTGGACGTTGGCGCGGTATCTAAGATAGTACTCGTCCATCGCCTCCACAACCGGCCTCGGCGTGAGCGAAGTGGCCGTGTTGTCGAAGTATATGACTTCCCCTGTCAGCGGGATGTCCTTTCTAACATCCTCCGGAATCCTCATGAAATCACCTCCAGAACTCCAGCGCAGTCGTATATGATTCGAGCGAGCTCCTCACCCTTCTTTGCGTCCTCTAGGAGCTTGATTATTATCTTGCCGCTGGGATAGACGCTCGTTTCGTAGTCGTCGATCTCAAGAATCAGCATCATTCCGGGCAGGAGCTTCTTCACGGTGTAACCCTTCTCCTTCAAGCACTGGGCTGTTCTCGTGAGGTCTATCTTTACCTGGCGCTCCCAGGAGTAGCCGCTTATGACGATGCCCTTCATGGTTACACAGGGTTTTGCTATTATCATACTCTCACCGGTTCGAAATTGGAAAAAGGGCCTTATACGGCTTTCCTAAACCGAAGGTTAAGGACAAAAGTGGGAATCGGGAAAAGGGCTCAGCAGACCCTCGGAACAGGGTCTCCTGCTGGAGGCTCCAAAAAGCGTTTTCCGCCTATGCCGGTCTCGACCAGAACCTTGCCCCTGTAGTCTCCTATGACCTCGCCGATTATCGCCGCGTTCTTCCCTTTTTCTGTGCCCCTCATGGCCTCCAGTGCCTCTTCCGCGTGCTCTCTGGCAACAATAATCACGACCTTGCCCTCGTTGGCAACGTCGAAGGGGCTTATGCCCAGCATGTCGCTCGCTGCCCTGACTTCCGGCCTGACCGGCACATCGGCTTCCCTTATGAGTATTCCCACGTTGGCCTTTCTCGCCATCTCGTTGAGCGCATTGCTGAGCCCGCCCCTCGTGGGGTCTTTCATTGCATGGATGTTCTCCCAGCCAATGGCTTTGGCAACCCCCTCAACCACCTCCCAGATTGGAGCCACGTCGCTTTCCAGCTGTGTCTCGAAGGCTATTCCCTCCCTGTGGCTCATTAAGGCGATGCCATGGTCGCCTACCGTTCCGCTGATTAAAACCAAGTCGCCGACCTTCGCTCCGGCGTCGCTTATCGGCCTCTCGGCTATTCCAATCCCCGCTGTTATGACGAAGATTCCTATCCCGTCCTCAACAACTTTGGTGTCGCCGGTGACGATTGGAACGGGGACTTCCCTTGCAGTTTCGTCCATCGAGTTCAGGATTCTCTTCAGGTCTTCGCCGTCGAAGCCTTCGCCGATTATCATGGAGTTGGCCAGGGCGAGGGGCTTCGCGCCCATTACCGCCAAGTCGTTCACGGTTCCGCTGACGGCTAATCTTCCGATGTCTCCGCCGGGGAAGAATAGGGGCCTGACTGTGTGGCCGTCTATTGTAAAGACGAGGTGCTTATTGCCGAAGGGTATAGTTGCACCATCGTCGAGCTGGTCAAGTCCGATTCCACCGGCAGATTTCAGGCTGAGATTTTTGAGTATGACGTCCCTCAGGAGCTCCTCCATTATTTCCCCGCCCGCTCCGTGTTCTAGCTTTATCTTCTCCACCATACTCATTCCTCCAGAAAGCCCTTGGATGAGAGGTATTCTTTCGTGAATGCGAGGAACTCTTCGGCGCGCCTTATGTTCTCGCGCGCCTCTTCCTCGGTTATATCCACCACAAAAGAGTAATCCGCCGTCTGCCTGAGGTTGAATGCAGTTCGCAGGTGTGTGAAAAACTTATGAGGAACCTCACCTGTTTTAATAAACTCTCTCCCGAAGAGCGCTATTAGGGCAGAATGCTTTGAGACGCTGATGCCTTTTGTCAGGAGGAGGGCCTCCGAGCAGTAGAACATTGTGTAGTATGCCCTCGATAGTGCGAATCCATAGAACCCCCTCTTCAGCAGAATTTTAGCCGCTTCAAGGCTTTCCTGGGCCTTTTTCAAGATTTCCTTGTATTGCTTCATACCTTGATGCCCTCCGCCTGGACGTTTTGAATCAAAGGATCATATTTCATTTTCCTGCTGAGAGGATATACGATCAGCGAGACGACGATTCCCCTCTCCAGAACGTATCTATCCGTTACTTCGGTTAGCTTATCGTGCTCTTTGAGCGTTAGCTTTCTCCTCACCACCACGAGAACGTCAACGTCGCTGTCTTCCCTTGCTTCTCCCCTCGCGTACGAGCCGAAGAGTATGACCTCCACCAGGTCATCTCCGAGGATTTCCTCCAGCTTTTCCTTAACCTCACGGAGGATCTTTTCCAGCTCGTCTCTCTGGATTACCGGCATCAACCACACCCATTTACACAGTTGTGTTTTTTAGTTAAATCCTTATCTCACAGCATCAAATCCTCCCTCGTCAGGTAGCCCTCAAGGTAAAGCCCTCCGAGGAAGGCCTGGCCGACGTTTATTCCGTTGTCGCCGCGCGGGACCTCGTGTGTTGTGTGGAACTTCAGGCCAGCGGCCTCTACTATTTTCCTGGCGGTCTTGACTATGAGCTCGTTGTAGGCAACGCCGCCGCTTATTCCGACGTTCTTGACACCGAACTCTCTTGCCCTCTCCACAGCTGTTTCAGCGAAGGCCCTTCCAAGGGCGAGGTGTGCCGAGTAGGCTATGTCCGCGGGACTGGCGGTGTCAATGACGTCGAGTGCCTGCGAGAATAGCTCCTCAACCTTTATCAGCTCTCCCTCCACCGGAACCTCAAACTTCAGGTCGTTCTTGCCGCGCATCGCGAAGCTTTCCAGCTTCATTGCCGGCTCGCCCTCGTAGTGCCTTCTGTACGCCACGTTGAGGAGAACCGAGAGGGCGTCGAGGACCCTACCGGTTGAGGATGCGTAGCTCGTGTTGACCTCCTTCGCCAGCTGGGTCAGCACGACGTTGAACTCTACCTTTCCATAGCGGAGGCCCTCGATGGCCTTCGGGCAGCACCCCCCTATTATCCCCTCGAGCTCATCTATGCTATAGACCTTGCTCAGGATTCCCATCAGGGCCCTCAGCGGGTAGTAGCTGGCCAAATCGCCACCTGGGAGCGGGTAGTAGTCTATGTGGGCCAATCTTTCAACATCCTCGTAGCTCAGGTAGAGAACCTCTCCTCCCCAGGTGTGGCCGTCCGTCCCGTAGCCGACGCCGTCAACGGCTATACCTATCATCTCGTCCAGCTTCCTCTCGGCCAAAACGCTCGCTATGTGTGCGTAGTGGTGCTGCACCTGGAGGAACTCCACGTTTAGCTCGTTTGCCATCTCCATGGCGAGTTTAGTGGTGTTGTAGCTCGGGTGAAGGTCGGCTATAATGAGGTCGAACTCGTTCACGCGGAGAATTCTCTTGAAGTGTTCTATGGCCTTCTCCATGAACTCAAGGACTTCGATCTTCGAGGTGTTCCCGATGTACTGGCTTGGGTAGACTTTCCCGTTTTTAGCAACGCCAAAGGCGTTGAGAAGCTCGGCTCCCACTGCCAAGCCACGGTAGCTGAAGGGAATCTCTATGGGCAGCGGCACGAAGCCGCGGGAGCGCCTTATCACCGCTCTCCTCCCGTTGACGAACCTGATGACGCTGTCATCCGCGCGGTTGAGTATCTCCCTGTTGTGGAGGAGGAAGTAGTCGGCAACGTCCTTTAACTCCTCGAAGGCCCGGTCGTTGTCCTTCACCATGGGCATGCCCGGGTAGTTGGCCGAGGTCATCACGTAGACTTTGCTTTTGCTCCAGTGGAAGAGTATGTAATGAGTTCCCGCGTAGGGGAGCATGACGCCTATGGTGTGCAGTCCCGGTGCGAGGTTTTCAGGCAGGGGAAACGGCTCCTTCTTGCGGAGGGTTATTATCGGTCTCCTGTAGGAGGTCAGCTCCTCAAGTTCTTCCCTGCTTAAAAAGGCGAACTCCTCAACCGTTTCGACGTCCTTCGCCATTATCGCGAAGGGCTTCTGCGGCCTGTGGGTTCTCCGTCTCAGCTCCGCGACTGCCTCCTCGTTGGCGGCGTCACAGGCAAGGTGGATCCCGCCTATCCCCTTGATGGCGACGATGTATCCCCTATCTATCAGCTCCGCCGCCCTCTTCAGCGGGTCTCCAATGATTTCCTCCCCGTCGTTCGTGTAGAGGCGGTAACTCGGCCCGCAGACTGGACAGCAGACGGGTTCGGCATGATAGCGTCTGTTGAGTGGGTCTTTATATTCACCCTCGCAGTAGCCGCACATCGGAAACTCTCTCATCGTCGTGTTGATTCTATCGTAGGGGAGGTCTTCGATGATTGTAAACCTGGGTCCGCAGTTGGTGCAGACTATGAATGGGTACATGTAGCGCTTGTCGGTCGGGTCAAATAGCTCTCTCAGACAGTCGTCACATATCGCTATGTCCGGTGGGATTATTGAATCCCCACCTTCTCCGCCCTGGGAGCTCTTCTCGATGTAAAAGCGGTCGAAGCCCTGTGGGGGGAGCTCCTTCTTCTTTATCGTCTCTATCCGCGCGAGTGGGGGAAGCTTCTCCCTGAGGTCTCGCAGAAAAGACTCTATGTCCTCCTCCCTGCCCTCAACGACGATCTCAACGCCGGCATCGCCGAGGTTCTTGACGTAGCCCCTCAGGCTGTGCTCGTGGGCTATCCTGTAGACGAAGGGCCGGAATCCGACGGCCTGAACGATGCCCTGAACGTGAAGCCTGTAAGCTTTCATTCCTCTCACCGGTTTCTTCTTCGTAATTCGGGCCTTTATAGGTTTCTAAAACCAAAAGTTAAAAACCGGAGAGGAGTTTTCAACCTTTGGTGTCAGAACAAAGCTCCGTACTTGTAGAAGATGCTGCATGTTCCCTCGTAGGAGACCATGCACGGCCCTATTGGACTCCTCGGCGTGCAGGTCTTGCCGAAGTGCGGGCACTGTGGGGGTAGCGCCAGACCGCGAAGGATGGCGCCGCAGATGCAGCCCTTTTCGAGGTCTGGAAGCTCCGGAACCTCCGGATCGTAGTACGTCCTTATCTCCAGCTCCTTCCACTCCTTCCTAAGCTCAAGTCCGCTTTCGGGTATGGTCCCGAGGGCGCGCCACCTGGCGTCCTTGACTTCGAAGAACTTCTCGATGAGCCTCTGAGCCGTTACGTTGCCCTCGTACTTGACAACCCTCGTGTACTCGTTGAGTATCCTGACCTCGCCGTTCTTAACCATCCGTATGAGGAGCAGAATAGCCATCAGCATGTCCACCGGTTCAAAGCCCGCTATGACCTGCGGTATGCCGTAGTCGGTCGTTATGTACTCCCAGCCCCTTACGCCGATTATCGTTGAGACGTGACCAGGGTCTATGAGTCCGTGGAAGCGCGTTCCGGCCTTCACGAGGGCCTCAACGGCCGGGGGAGTTAGGCGGTGGACGGAGTATATCTTGAAGTTCTCTAGGCCTTCTTCAACGACGGCGTTCAGCATTCCAGCGGCGGGAGCCGTTGTCGTCTCAAAGCCGGGACTGAAGTGGACGACGGTTCTCTCCGGGTTCTCTTTGGCTATCTTGTAGGTGTCAAATATTGAGTAAACAACGCGCACGTCGTAACCCTCGCCCCTCAAATCCGCGAAGCTCCCGAGGGGAGTTGGTATTTTGTACATGTCGCCAAAGGTGGTCAGGATTATCCTCTCTCCCTCCGCGTAGGCCTCCTTCATAATCTCGCGCATCTTGACGATGTCCTCGACCG from Thermococcus sp. MAR1 includes these protein-coding regions:
- a CDS encoding MFS transporter, giving the protein MSQRVAIAVRNASVANRYRYIPKMPGWFYSFVPFKVATGGSSALVSLYLLELGGNASTVGIAFALASLASMLGALFWGRLSDKTLRRKPFILLGFASVPLFLTAMAFVKTPAQLIVVNTVYAFFLASTLSVPIALVLRSVRKHSWDHAIGKFNEISGWGWVLGLVLGFGLSGSLSIPQLFMAFAILGLPSVFMGKRMIREAPIYINRQAIRAFGNYVVEKARYMPSFILHTNFSLPDGLGRFYVAFLLFWIAAGLYFPQMPVLLTSEGYTREVVYLALIANSAVSAMNYTRVGAAMGRIKEGVLRKGLLLRAGAFATMILGTLIAPALLPLAFASYILAGYSWAFIGVSSTAIVSEKAGEKKKGSAMGTYNVVGSAGYITGSAISGALISSAGFGAAFGLGLVLIGGSIALLKK
- a CDS encoding Rossmann-like domain-containing protein; its protein translation is MLLAKLKKKTLGLIDEDFKLLDFSFGLPYTYVLIEGKLGKALGVAMTLPEEIGRFDNSIEEPTLEAFIERADSLNIIERTIGLAAINAVSQYYIDLGSAKWIDAVELLEKDIEKVAVIGNMPPIVRNLRERGFKLYVFERNPKLWDRETLSDSLEYWLLPEVEAVIASASCMLNGTIDMLLERSKNAKIFLLTGPTGQVLPEFLQGTGVTHVGAMKVMNVERAILHLKLGRFRGFSDESRKYVLEV
- a CDS encoding radical SAM protein, producing MIAFGPVPSRRLGKSLGINNIPDKVCSYACLYCQIGRTLKMEVERRAFYEPELVFEEVSKKVEEAEAAGERIDYITFVPDGEPTLDVNLSREVEMLKTLGIPLAILTNSSLIWREDVREDLFEFDFVSLKLDAVSEPLWRRIDRPHKSLSLEKILDGMLAFAEGFGGRLITETMLVNVDYGGELEKIADFLGELKPEKAYIAIPTRPPAEPWVEPPSEETIHLAYQLFSERLSGRVEYLIGYEGNAFASTGNVEEDLLSITAVHPMREEAVRELLRKAGADWDVVERLLRDGKLIKLEYGGRRFYMRALPSRRKP
- a CDS encoding potassium channel family protein; amino-acid sequence: MCEYTYENGQRCRLKPIEGSAYCPLHIPYDEGEKLLGDEIKRVKEETFLKRLKAGQTYFEGVYLYDVKISDFKAEKPIVFKNSQIRTVLFDGLNVPGVTVYNSTVGRLVVFESRLGTFTVHDSRVFGLNLLRVGFSNSVYIRNSSVRYVMINSTEYIGKGAEGEREYGEKRTATGRIELSGLNEVRRIGINVRYPLLRKILEEHGVKPSESRERAVKATALVLRDIDFDQSARFKRQVRLSIRRFHGNLVLENLNVFGHAEILGSWLRNPEFVHTRVMGNLIFRKVSFHGDFAWNSTVLPNIPVELSVEGFVEVEDCKFNSHRAAEVLYRLARISWERNGDFERADRYYYLEMVAKRNSRLSGRRKGIKRLFMRMESVFEWLFADLTCKYGTDWKRPILIWLGAVNVFFPVLFYLTRSVEGLSGALSFLDYEYFSVVTATTLGYGDYHPIGVGRVIASVEALFGMFMWAVFLTVFARKYMR
- a CDS encoding ATP-NAD kinase family protein → MRIGLIINPIAGMGGRVALKGTDGVVEEAIQRGAKPIAADVARLFLHELNNYAEGRGVEFLTGPDGLGEEVLAEFDFPYEVIRHRDVRYREVLGVRIPDTDSEDTKELVKRMLDQVELIVFAGGDGTARDVFSVAGRKVPILGVPTGVKMFSGVFAASPEDAARLVAEFLKGNAELVERDVMDLDENAFRHDEVRPKHYGKAQTPYAELLLQGAKEPTKTDEAEDVDAIIEALAEELEDGIYFLGAGSTLKKLKDLLGINGTLLGVDIVEIKNGEARLLVKDAAEKDLLRFAGENTRVVVTVIGGLGFLFGRGNQQFSAEVLRRIPKENIIVVATPSKLRNGFVRVYTGNKEVDDKLRGYIRVRVSPWMERMVRVI
- a CDS encoding aminotransferase class V-fold PLP-dependent enzyme — protein: MRIPEDVRKDIPLTGEVIYFDNTATSLTPRPVVEAMDEYYLRYRANVHRGIHRLSQMATHRYEESRKIVADFLNARFEEIVFTKNTSESLNLVALGLEHLFKPGDKIVTTPYEHHSDLLPWQRLAKKLGLRLEFIEGDNEGNLDLSDAERKIKGAKLVAVQHVSNALGVIHEVEELGKMAKEEGTIFVVDAAQSAGHMEVDVKKLHADFLAFSGHKGPMGPTGIGVLYINEEFFDTFEPPLIGGGTIEDVELDSYKLTGPPERFEAGTPNIGGAIGLAAGIRYIERIGIDKIERQEHKLVKRITKGLDELEIPWYGPRDLKKHAGVVSFNVPPLHPHDVAAILDENNIMVRSGHHCALPVMKKLGINGTVRASFHVYNSIEEVETFLGVMEELVRSLK
- the hypE gene encoding hydrogenase expression/formation protein HypE, whose protein sequence is MVEKIKLEHGAGGEIMEELLRDVILKNLSLKSAGGIGLDQLDDGATIPFGNKHLVFTIDGHTVRPLFFPGGDIGRLAVSGTVNDLAVMGAKPLALANSMIIGEGFDGEDLKRILNSMDETAREVPVPIVTGDTKVVEDGIGIFVITAGIGIAERPISDAGAKVGDLVLISGTVGDHGIALMSHREGIAFETQLESDVAPIWEVVEGVAKAIGWENIHAMKDPTRGGLSNALNEMARKANVGILIREADVPVRPEVRAASDMLGISPFDVANEGKVVIIVAREHAEEALEAMRGTEKGKNAAIIGEVIGDYRGKVLVETGIGGKRFLEPPAGDPVPRVC